A genomic region of Persephonella marina EX-H1 contains the following coding sequences:
- a CDS encoding efflux RND transporter periplasmic adaptor subunit, whose product MAGLIRFTLFFLLPVFVLILWMGGYLTPRVEPGYAETEAKAVTGIKTAVIKPTVMKSEYEVDGTVTSNNNAKVSTKLMAKILDIKVKEGDTVKKGQLIAVLDDSEIKQNIREAKAALEELSKAREEALAGREAAKAGYEFAKRTYERFMNLYKDNAISKQQLEEIETKMIGAKAQLDMIDAKLKQIDAKEKQVKAKLKYARIMQSYAYVKAPFDGVVIKKMNDIGDMAAPGMPIVIIGDKDLRFLAQIDEKLIDKIHIGDEIDVYIETIGKKLKGTVVEKSKSVDPMNRSFTVKIKIPYIKGVTPGMYGKIKIPVKSEEKILIPESAVVKWGQLKAVYTVDKNGILHLTFVKLGDRINGKYEVVSGIDAGTEIVVENTEKACDGCKIR is encoded by the coding sequence ATGGCAGGATTAATAAGATTTACCCTCTTTTTCTTGCTACCTGTATTTGTTCTTATCCTCTGGATGGGAGGTTATCTTACACCAAGGGTTGAGCCAGGTTATGCTGAAACTGAGGCAAAAGCTGTTACAGGTATAAAAACGGCGGTCATAAAACCTACAGTTATGAAATCTGAGTATGAGGTTGATGGAACGGTAACATCAAACAACAACGCAAAGGTTTCAACGAAGCTTATGGCAAAGATACTTGATATAAAGGTAAAAGAGGGTGACACAGTAAAAAAAGGTCAGCTTATAGCTGTTCTGGATGACAGTGAGATAAAACAGAACATAAGGGAGGCAAAAGCTGCCCTTGAGGAGCTCTCAAAGGCAAGGGAAGAAGCACTCGCAGGAAGAGAGGCTGCTAAAGCCGGGTATGAGTTTGCTAAAAGAACATACGAGAGATTTATGAACCTTTATAAAGATAACGCCATCTCAAAACAGCAGCTTGAAGAGATTGAAACAAAGATGATAGGTGCAAAAGCACAGCTTGATATGATTGATGCAAAACTTAAGCAGATAGATGCAAAGGAGAAGCAGGTTAAGGCAAAACTGAAGTATGCAAGAATTATGCAGAGTTATGCTTATGTTAAAGCACCATTTGATGGTGTTGTTATAAAGAAGATGAATGATATAGGTGATATGGCTGCCCCGGGAATGCCTATAGTGATAATCGGGGATAAAGATCTCAGATTTTTAGCACAGATAGATGAGAAGCTGATAGACAAGATACACATAGGAGATGAGATAGATGTTTATATAGAAACTATAGGAAAGAAACTTAAAGGAACGGTAGTTGAAAAGAGTAAGTCAGTAGACCCTATGAACAGAAGTTTCACAGTTAAGATAAAAATACCTTACATAAAAGGTGTTACACCGGGAATGTACGGAAAGATAAAGATACCTGTTAAGTCTGAGGAAAAGATACTTATTCCTGAATCAGCAGTTGTTAAATGGGGACAGCTTAAGGCTGTTTATACTGTGGATAAGAACGGCATATTACATCTAACATTTGTGAAACTTGGAGACAGAATAAACGGTAAGTACGAGGTTGTTTCTGGTATTGATGCTGGCACAGAGATAGTTGTTGAAAATACTGAAAAAGCTTGTGACGGCTGTAAAATCAGATAA
- the cysS gene encoding cysteine--tRNA ligase, with product MSLKVYNTLTGKKEEFVPIKPGEVKIYTCGVTVYDVNHVGHGRSLIVFDVIRRYLRYLGYNVYFVRNFTDVDDKIINRAKNECLPFTVIADRYIKEYFQDAENFRIEPADVEPRVTTHIPDIIDFIQRLIDKGYAYEVEGDVYFSVRKFKEYGKLSKRSVDELIAGARVEPGEKKRDPLDFALWKASKAGEPAWDSPWGKGRPGWHTECCAMIFKHLGETIDIHGGGLDLTFPHHENELAQAEALSDKPFARYWIHNGLVTVNGQKMSKSLGNYITLKEIYSKYDPDVLRLLVLSVHYRSPLDFSWEKMEETKKAYERLKGAIDEYEILKKLPENPDFDEHLYDEIAKAEQGFYAAMSDDFNTPEALASLFTLVREMNILRDKAVKSGGISKKALESYKEASDVLHSIGKEIFGLFDSLQPCIEVEEIKVEKAEEKIDTQLVEALIEVRNKARKEKQFEIADYIREKLSQLGIVIEDTPVGTKWKKK from the coding sequence ATGAGTCTTAAAGTTTACAACACTCTAACAGGAAAAAAGGAGGAGTTTGTTCCTATAAAACCGGGTGAGGTAAAGATATACACCTGTGGTGTAACAGTTTACGATGTTAACCATGTAGGGCATGGGAGAAGTCTTATCGTTTTTGATGTTATAAGAAGATACCTCAGATATTTAGGATACAACGTTTACTTTGTCAGAAACTTCACGGATGTTGATGACAAGATAATAAACAGAGCAAAAAATGAGTGTCTCCCATTTACAGTTATAGCTGACAGATATATAAAAGAGTACTTTCAGGATGCTGAAAACTTCCGTATAGAGCCTGCTGATGTTGAGCCGAGGGTTACAACGCACATTCCGGATATTATAGATTTTATACAGAGGCTTATTGATAAAGGTTACGCTTACGAAGTAGAGGGAGATGTTTATTTCTCCGTCAGAAAGTTTAAGGAGTACGGTAAGCTCTCAAAAAGAAGTGTTGATGAGCTTATAGCAGGTGCGAGGGTTGAGCCAGGTGAGAAGAAAAGAGATCCTCTTGATTTTGCATTATGGAAGGCATCAAAGGCAGGAGAACCTGCATGGGATTCACCATGGGGAAAGGGAAGACCTGGATGGCATACAGAATGCTGTGCGATGATATTTAAACATCTTGGAGAGACGATAGATATTCACGGTGGTGGTCTTGATCTTACATTCCCTCACCATGAGAATGAGCTTGCACAGGCTGAGGCTTTATCAGACAAACCTTTCGCAAGATACTGGATACACAATGGACTTGTTACCGTAAACGGTCAGAAGATGTCAAAATCTCTTGGAAACTATATAACACTTAAGGAGATATACTCAAAGTATGATCCTGATGTCCTGAGACTACTTGTCCTCTCAGTTCACTACAGAAGTCCACTTGATTTCAGCTGGGAAAAGATGGAAGAAACTAAAAAGGCTTATGAAAGGCTCAAAGGTGCAATAGATGAGTACGAGATACTCAAAAAACTTCCGGAGAATCCTGATTTTGATGAGCATCTTTATGATGAGATAGCAAAAGCTGAGCAGGGATTTTACGCTGCTATGAGTGACGATTTTAATACGCCTGAAGCTTTAGCATCACTTTTTACTCTTGTTAGAGAGATGAACATTCTCAGAGATAAAGCTGTTAAAAGTGGAGGGATCTCAAAAAAAGCCCTTGAGTCTTATAAGGAGGCCTCAGATGTTTTACACAGCATAGGTAAGGAGATATTTGGTCTTTTTGACAGCCTCCAGCCATGTATTGAGGTTGAGGAGATAAAGGTAGAGAAGGCTGAGGAAAAGATAGATACTCAGCTTGTTGAGGCACTGATAGAAGTAAGAAATAAGGCCAGGAAGGAAAAGCAGTTTGAGATAGCTGACTACATAAGGGAAAAACTTTCACAGCTTGGCATCGTTATTGAGGACACACCTGTAGGAACAAAATGGAAGAAAAAGTGA
- a CDS encoding class I SAM-dependent methyltransferase, translating into MAQERLAAKIFDSIVNVYDRFLNFATFSRINRWQRELIENTPEGEVFVDVGTGTGEIVKKINEIYPETDAVGIDVSFKMLKVAREKTGEKNLFIQASAYDLPFKDKTVDSVLLSLVFRHLNPEDAVTEFRRVLKDKGCISILDISKPSRYIYRTMYFFADKIFRPVGERIFTKEEYDYFIESIENSKSEEELERFMEDFSFRKIYSSKKFAGMVIIAVFQKVK; encoded by the coding sequence ATGGCTCAGGAAAGATTAGCGGCAAAGATATTTGACAGTATAGTTAACGTATACGACAGATTCCTGAACTTTGCCACATTCAGCAGGATAAACAGATGGCAGAGAGAACTTATAGAGAATACACCTGAGGGTGAAGTGTTTGTTGATGTTGGAACAGGAACAGGCGAGATAGTAAAAAAGATCAATGAGATATATCCCGAGACAGATGCTGTGGGGATAGATGTTTCATTTAAGATGCTGAAGGTTGCTAGGGAAAAAACAGGTGAGAAAAATCTTTTTATACAGGCATCGGCGTATGACTTACCATTTAAGGATAAAACTGTTGATTCTGTTCTCCTCTCTCTTGTTTTCAGACATCTTAATCCTGAAGACGCTGTAACAGAGTTCAGACGTGTTTTGAAGGATAAAGGCTGTATATCCATACTTGATATCTCAAAACCTTCCAGATATATCTACAGAACCATGTATTTTTTTGCTGATAAGATATTCAGACCTGTTGGAGAAAGGATATTCACAAAGGAAGAGTACGATTACTTTATAGAGTCCATAGAGAACTCAAAATCCGAAGAAGAGCTTGAGAGATTTATGGAAGATTTTTCTTTCAGAAAAATTTACAGCTCAAAAAAGTTTGCTGGAATGGTTATTATAGCCGTTTTTCAGAAAGTTAAATAA
- a CDS encoding 3-dehydroquinate synthase II, with protein sequence MKEFIVNAINYDKKIVTTAIESGADYIIIPEDKEEEAKKLGRVNFIIADKKGNLTDDFVIVTIKNKQDEEKAAQLAKAGKKVIVRTTDWTIIPLENLIAQSENIYAEVKNADEASIAVGILEKGVKGVVLETEDLNEIKRVASVIKETTEKVELIRAKVTAIIPVGMGDRVAVDTTSLFKRGEGMLVGNSSAGMILVHAETEESPYVASRPFRVNAGAVHMYTRVPGGKTVYLCELEAGKEVMAYDIDGNGRAVVVGRAKIERRPMLLIEAEYNGKKLSAVLQNAETIRVVGGDGSLISVVDLKEGDEILGYVEEAGRHFGMKVEETILEK encoded by the coding sequence ATGAAGGAATTTATAGTAAACGCTATCAATTACGACAAAAAGATCGTAACAACAGCTATAGAAAGTGGTGCCGATTACATCATAATACCTGAGGATAAAGAGGAAGAGGCAAAAAAGCTTGGAAGGGTTAACTTTATAATCGCAGATAAGAAAGGGAATCTCACTGATGATTTTGTTATAGTAACAATAAAAAACAAGCAGGATGAGGAAAAGGCAGCACAGTTAGCAAAAGCTGGAAAAAAGGTCATAGTCAGAACAACCGACTGGACAATAATCCCTCTTGAAAACCTTATAGCCCAGTCTGAAAACATCTACGCAGAGGTCAAGAACGCAGATGAGGCAAGTATAGCTGTAGGTATTCTTGAAAAAGGTGTGAAAGGTGTTGTTCTTGAGACAGAAGATCTTAACGAGATAAAAAGGGTTGCATCTGTTATAAAGGAAACAACTGAGAAAGTTGAGCTTATCAGGGCAAAGGTAACAGCGATAATTCCTGTAGGAATGGGGGACAGGGTTGCTGTTGACACAACCTCACTCTTTAAAAGGGGAGAGGGAATGCTTGTTGGAAACTCATCTGCAGGCATGATACTTGTACATGCTGAGACAGAAGAATCACCATATGTTGCCTCAAGACCTTTCAGGGTAAATGCAGGTGCTGTTCATATGTACACAAGGGTTCCGGGTGGAAAAACTGTTTATCTTTGCGAGCTTGAGGCTGGTAAGGAAGTTATGGCTTATGATATTGACGGGAATGGAAGGGCTGTTGTCGTAGGAAGGGCAAAGATTGAGAGAAGACCTATGCTTTTGATAGAGGCTGAATACAACGGGAAAAAGCTGAGTGCTGTTCTTCAGAATGCTGAGACTATAAGGGTTGTTGGTGGTGACGGCTCTTTAATATCAGTTGTTGATCTTAAAGAGGGTGACGAGATACTGGGATATGTTGAGGAAGCTGGAAGACATTTCGGTATGAAAGTAGAAGAAACAATACTGGAAAAATAA
- a CDS encoding TolC family protein, with translation MRKLLVSLVLLTFIGVGSAEEITLKKAIETALENSYQLKASQNLLKSKEYQLKATKGLRWPSLTFSEIFMRTNNPGWGMMNTLNQKRLDMNSSSNFVNMTSFGFPPPTYPEINNWQTKLEFQLPIYTGGKISTGIKMQKEEYEASKLDLERTKQKVIYDVSKAYYGALLAKRAIKLAKQAYKSVEKHYKTAKSMYDNGLAIYADVLRAKVYLMNVKNKITEAENQYLVAKRGLLLAMGLDKVDPTQIEVVGELKFEDTDRTVEYWQNFAMNNRPDLIALRQRVENAKRMADFTKSDLFPTIGAFGSYELNDRKTPFGTDGRWWTIGVALNWKVFDGFQSINKYKSAKEIYRQYLHQKKGFEEYIKFSVYKAYAELQTAKEKLTTAKQNLKWAEEVLKITEKRYKNQMASMIDLLDTQTMYDKISFDLAKAVYEAQIALLELQFQSGALNKEKIGGDK, from the coding sequence ATGAGAAAGCTACTGGTTAGTTTGGTTTTACTAACTTTTATAGGTGTTGGTTCAGCAGAGGAGATTACTCTCAAAAAGGCTATAGAGACCGCACTTGAGAACAGCTACCAGTTAAAGGCGTCCCAGAATCTGCTGAAGTCAAAGGAGTACCAGCTTAAAGCAACGAAAGGTCTCAGATGGCCCTCACTAACTTTCAGCGAGATATTCATGAGAACTAACAATCCCGGCTGGGGAATGATGAACACTCTTAATCAGAAAAGGCTTGATATGAACTCATCATCAAACTTTGTTAATATGACATCCTTCGGTTTCCCACCGCCTACCTATCCTGAGATAAACAACTGGCAGACAAAGTTAGAGTTCCAGCTTCCTATCTACACGGGTGGAAAGATATCCACAGGAATAAAGATGCAGAAGGAGGAGTATGAAGCCTCAAAGCTTGATCTTGAGAGAACAAAACAGAAGGTTATCTATGATGTATCAAAGGCTTACTACGGTGCATTACTTGCGAAAAGAGCTATAAAGCTTGCAAAGCAGGCATATAAATCTGTTGAGAAGCATTATAAAACAGCAAAATCCATGTATGACAACGGTCTTGCCATATACGCAGATGTTCTCAGAGCAAAAGTTTACCTTATGAATGTTAAAAACAAGATAACAGAGGCAGAAAATCAGTACCTTGTAGCAAAAAGAGGTCTTTTACTTGCTATGGGACTGGATAAGGTGGATCCTACTCAGATTGAGGTTGTAGGTGAGCTTAAGTTTGAGGACACAGACAGAACTGTAGAGTACTGGCAGAACTTTGCTATGAACAACAGACCTGATCTTATCGCTCTGAGACAGAGGGTTGAGAATGCCAAGAGAATGGCTGATTTTACAAAGTCTGACCTTTTCCCAACTATCGGTGCATTTGGCTCTTACGAGCTTAATGATAGAAAAACACCATTTGGTACAGACGGCAGATGGTGGACTATAGGTGTGGCACTGAACTGGAAAGTTTTTGACGGTTTCCAGAGCATAAATAAATATAAATCTGCTAAAGAGATTTACAGACAGTACCTACACCAGAAGAAAGGTTTTGAAGAGTATATTAAGTTCAGCGTTTACAAAGCTTACGCTGAGCTTCAAACAGCAAAGGAGAAGCTTACCACGGCAAAACAGAACCTGAAATGGGCTGAAGAGGTATTAAAAATAACAGAGAAGAGATACAAGAACCAGATGGCATCAATGATAGATCTTTTAGATACACAGACAATGTACGACAAGATAAGTTTTGATCTCGCAAAGGCTGTTTATGAGGCGCAGATAGCCCTTTTAGAACTTCAGTTCCAGTCTGGAGCTTTAAACAAAGAAAAAATTGGAGGAGATAAATAA
- a CDS encoding Crp/Fnr family transcriptional regulator, with translation MDKDAFLRKVRLFSGLKDEEIKEISKYFHFKEFHKNEYVFFEGDEEPGIYIVIDGIIKLTKETAEGKTVILRLVTPGEVFGWLVLGESKPTSTYTAQALIDSKVLYISNADFLRLMTEYPALAVRITCEASKMVLEAYDRLKSLAAEKVEGRIASLLLELSKKIGEDQGDKIVIKAPITRQDLAEMTGTTVETAIRIMSKWKKEGLINTERGKIEILDPEYLETLIS, from the coding sequence ATGGATAAAGATGCTTTTTTAAGAAAAGTGAGACTTTTTTCCGGTCTTAAAGACGAGGAGATAAAGGAGATATCAAAATATTTTCATTTTAAAGAGTTCCACAAAAATGAGTATGTTTTTTTTGAAGGAGATGAGGAACCTGGTATATACATTGTTATAGATGGAATTATAAAATTAACAAAAGAGACGGCAGAAGGTAAAACGGTGATCCTCAGACTTGTTACACCAGGAGAGGTTTTTGGATGGCTTGTTCTTGGTGAGTCTAAACCAACAAGCACATACACAGCACAGGCATTGATAGACTCAAAAGTTCTTTATATATCAAACGCTGATTTCCTCAGACTTATGACAGAATATCCAGCTCTTGCTGTAAGGATTACATGTGAAGCCAGTAAGATGGTTCTTGAAGCTTACGACAGACTGAAAAGCCTCGCAGCTGAGAAGGTGGAGGGAAGGATAGCAAGTCTTCTCCTTGAGCTTTCCAAGAAGATAGGTGAGGATCAGGGAGATAAGATTGTTATAAAAGCCCCAATAACCAGGCAGGATCTGGCTGAGATGACAGGAACGACCGTTGAAACAGCCATAAGAATCATGAGTAAATGGAAAAAAGAGGGGCTTATAAACACAGAAAGGGGTAAAATAGAGATACTGGATCCTGAATATCTGGAAACGCTCATATCGTAA
- a CDS encoding MlaD family protein, with product MNTQLKVGLFVLIISGIFAYLTIAFNDRGFGQDTQDYYIYFNMVEGLSKGADVQVKGVKVGRVEDIVFKNSIVEVKVSIRKDVPLYKNAVAYIRTLGLMGDKYVYIDPGTPDAGKLPEKAIIRKGQVFTSAEEAFSSAADVAKKVEILVDNLNKAIEEGNLTELIRRIRVLAEHTDQLVQENRRDLRRTIENVRVITDNLRTHLPELIAKLDRITTHLEAITGDNRDDIRELVKNLKETSVALKEKTPKVLEDIDQAALQVRDTVGENREDIRSAVEKIKDASLKLDRILAKIDEGKGTIGKLVNEDDLYNNVNEGVKSFAKPFKVINRSKLDIKLYAETHTGNEDVKAGIAAIFSHRPDRYLYFGALSNTNGKVLKEEEYQTGSTVTTRLTRNYGILFDVQYAGKLFGEDYPSLWVRAGLKDSGAAGGFDIHFSENFKLKSDIYNFDRRFASGEPAHPQLDIVFQYKFGSSPIFIDLGGSDLLNDGVRGVFIGGGFLFNDNDLKYILGSVPKP from the coding sequence ATGAACACACAACTAAAGGTAGGCTTATTTGTCCTTATTATATCCGGTATATTCGCCTACTTAACAATCGCTTTTAATGACAGAGGTTTTGGTCAGGATACACAGGATTACTATATTTACTTCAATATGGTTGAGGGACTTTCAAAGGGAGCGGATGTACAGGTAAAAGGTGTAAAGGTAGGTAGAGTTGAGGATATCGTTTTTAAAAACAGCATAGTTGAGGTTAAGGTTTCTATAAGAAAGGATGTTCCCCTTTATAAGAATGCTGTTGCATACATAAGAACACTTGGCCTTATGGGGGATAAGTATGTTTATATAGATCCGGGGACGCCAGATGCGGGAAAGCTACCTGAGAAAGCAATAATCAGAAAGGGACAGGTTTTTACCTCAGCTGAAGAGGCTTTTTCATCAGCCGCTGATGTCGCAAAAAAGGTTGAGATACTTGTTGATAATCTTAACAAGGCTATAGAAGAAGGAAATCTTACAGAACTGATCAGAAGGATAAGAGTACTTGCAGAACATACAGATCAGCTTGTACAGGAAAACAGGAGAGATCTTAGAAGAACCATAGAAAATGTGAGGGTTATAACAGATAACCTGAGAACCCACCTGCCTGAACTTATAGCTAAACTTGACAGGATAACAACACATCTTGAGGCTATAACAGGTGATAACAGGGATGATATAAGGGAGCTTGTTAAAAATCTTAAGGAGACATCTGTTGCGTTAAAGGAGAAAACACCTAAGGTTCTTGAAGATATAGATCAGGCAGCACTTCAGGTCAGGGATACAGTCGGTGAGAACAGAGAGGATATAAGAAGTGCTGTTGAGAAGATAAAAGATGCCTCCTTAAAGCTTGACAGGATTCTCGCAAAGATAGATGAAGGAAAAGGAACAATAGGGAAGCTTGTGAATGAGGATGACCTTTACAACAATGTGAATGAAGGAGTTAAATCTTTCGCAAAACCATTTAAAGTGATAAACAGATCAAAACTTGATATAAAGCTTTATGCTGAAACACATACGGGAAATGAGGATGTAAAGGCCGGTATAGCTGCTATATTCTCACACAGACCAGACAGGTATTTATACTTTGGTGCATTATCAAACACGAATGGTAAGGTTTTAAAGGAAGAGGAGTACCAGACAGGATCAACTGTAACAACTAGACTTACAAGGAATTACGGAATACTCTTTGACGTCCAGTATGCTGGAAAGCTGTTTGGTGAAGATTACCCATCATTATGGGTAAGGGCTGGTCTTAAGGATTCTGGAGCTGCAGGAGGTTTTGATATCCATTTTTCTGAAAACTTTAAGCTGAAATCAGATATTTACAATTTTGACAGAAGATTTGCATCAGGAGAACCTGCCCATCCACAGCTGGATATTGTGTTTCAGTATAAATTCGGCAGTTCACCTATTTTTATAGATTTAGGTGGATCGGATCTTCTGAATGATGGGGTAAGGGGTGTTTTCATAGGTGGAGGTTTCCTGTTTAACGACAATGATTTAAAATATATCTTAGGTTCTGTACCAAAACCTTAA